In the genome of Bacillus sp. Marseille-P3661, one region contains:
- a CDS encoding ribonuclease J produces the protein MSLKSKALSIFALGGLNEIGKNMYAIEYDNKIIVVDCGNKFPDESLLGIDLIIPDVTYLEENRDKVKALILTHGHEDHIGGIAYFLKKLNVPVYATSFTLGLIELKLQEHKLLRETELHEIDSNTNLNFDDINIRFFKVNHSIPDCVGIVFNTPEGAVVHTGDFKFDLTPVNNEHSEIHKMADIGSNGVLLLISESTNAERPGGTPSEQMVGEHIIEAFMKAKQKIVISTFASNINRVQQIVVAAQLTNRKIVLLGRSMVNVVAVAIERGYLDVPEGMIIDQNEINELPPDKVVILCTGSQGEPLAALARLSTGDYRGVEILPDDTVIFAAGPIPGNERSITRIVDNLFALGAKVIYGSGSASGMHVSGHGYQEDLKLMLTLMKPKYFVPIHGEFRMLHQHRILAESVGVEKGNTFIMNNGDVVDIENGVARQTRSIPVGNTYVDGIGVGDVGDIVLRDRKQLSEDGMLVIVLTMSRRDKKLISEPDTITRGFVYVRNSEELLRDVNQLIKKTVSDVQKSNKNQWNDIKLSIKKSVGQYLYQQTKRKPMILPIIIEV, from the coding sequence TTGAGCTTAAAAAGTAAAGCATTATCGATTTTTGCATTGGGCGGTTTAAACGAGATCGGAAAAAATATGTATGCTATTGAATATGATAATAAAATTATTGTGGTTGATTGCGGTAATAAATTTCCCGATGAGAGCTTGTTGGGGATTGATTTAATAATTCCTGATGTTACTTATTTAGAAGAAAATAGAGATAAAGTTAAAGCCTTAATTCTAACTCATGGCCATGAGGATCATATTGGTGGTATCGCATACTTTTTAAAAAAATTAAATGTACCGGTTTATGCAACTAGTTTTACGCTCGGATTAATTGAATTAAAGCTACAAGAGCATAAATTATTAAGGGAAACTGAACTGCATGAAATTGACTCAAACACTAATCTAAACTTTGATGATATCAACATAAGATTTTTTAAAGTAAACCATAGTATACCCGATTGTGTCGGAATAGTTTTCAATACACCGGAAGGCGCGGTTGTACATACTGGTGATTTTAAGTTTGATTTAACTCCTGTAAATAATGAACATTCAGAAATCCATAAAATGGCGGATATTGGTAGTAATGGAGTGTTGTTACTAATTTCAGAAAGTACAAATGCCGAACGTCCTGGTGGTACTCCTTCTGAACAAATGGTAGGAGAACATATAATAGAGGCTTTCATGAAAGCTAAACAAAAAATAGTTATATCTACATTTGCATCAAATATTAATCGTGTTCAACAAATTGTTGTGGCTGCGCAGCTTACAAACAGAAAGATAGTATTGCTCGGGAGAAGTATGGTAAATGTTGTTGCAGTTGCAATCGAACGTGGTTATTTAGATGTACCTGAAGGCATGATCATTGATCAAAACGAAATTAATGAGTTGCCGCCAGATAAGGTCGTCATCTTATGTACAGGAAGTCAAGGAGAACCGTTAGCTGCTCTTGCACGTTTATCAACTGGTGATTATCGTGGCGTAGAAATATTACCTGACGATACAGTAATTTTTGCAGCTGGTCCTATCCCTGGTAACGAAAGAAGTATTACACGAATCGTTGATAATTTATTTGCACTTGGAGCAAAAGTTATTTATGGATCTGGAAGTGCATCTGGTATGCATGTTTCCGGACATGGCTATCAGGAAGACTTAAAGCTCATGCTTACTTTAATGAAACCCAAATATTTTGTACCGATACATGGTGAATTTAGAATGCTGCATCAGCATCGAATATTAGCTGAATCGGTTGGGGTAGAAAAGGGTAATACATTTATAATGAATAATGGTGATGTTGTTGATATTGAAAATGGAGTTGCTAGGCAAACACGAAGTATACCAGTTGGAAATACTTATGTAGATGGAATTGGTGTAGGCGATGTAGGTGATATTGTATTACGGGATCGAAAACAACTCTCAGAGGATGGTATGCTTGTTATTGTATTAACAATGAGTAGAAGAGACAAGAAACTTATTTCTGAGCCTGACACGATTACTCGTGGATTTGTATATGTTAGAAATTCCGAAGAACTTCTTCGTGATGTAAATCAGCTTATAAAAAAGACTGTTAGTGATGTACAAAAATCCAATAAAAATCAGTGGAATGACATTAAATTAAGTATAAAAAAATCGGTAGGACAATATTTATATCAACAAACGAAAAGGAAACCGATGATTCTACCAATTATCATTGAAGTATGA